In Lysobacterales bacterium, the genomic stretch GGACGCTGAGCCAGCAAGGCCCAGAGGAGCAACTGAATCGCACCGAGCACACCCAGCCGGCATTGCTCGCCGCCGGTGTCGCGGTGTGGCGTGTCTGGAATGAACGTGGTGGAGCGCAGCCGGCGGCATTCGCTGGGCACAGTCTTGGCGAATACGCGGCGCTGGTCGCGGCCGGTGCACTGTCGCTGGCCGATGGTGCAGCCCTGGTGCGCGAGCGCGGTCGCCTGATGCAGGACGCGGTACCGACCGGCGTCGGCGCGATGGCAGCGATCCTGATGGCCGATGACGCGGTGATCGCGCAGGCCTGCGTTGACGCGGCCCAGGGCCAGATCGTCGCGCCCGCGAACTTCAACAGCCCCGGCCAGACCGTGATCGCCGGCCATGCCGAAGCGGTGGATCGTGCGATCGCATTGCTTGCCGAGCGTGGCGTCAAGAAGGCAGTAAAGCTCGCGGTCTCGGTGCCTTCGCACAGTGCCTTGATGCAGCCGGCTGCAGATGCGCTGCGCGCGAAGATGCAGACGCTGGCGTGGACGCTGCCGGATCGCCCGGTGATCCAGAACGCCGATGCACTCGCGCAGGATTCGATCGCTGCGATCCAGGACGCACTGGTGCGCCAGCTCTACCTGCCGGTGCGCTGGACCGAGTGCGTGCAGGCGCTGGCTGCGCGCGGTATCAGCCGCATTGGCGAGTGTGGCCCGGGCAAGGTGCTCGCCGGTCTGTGCAAACGCATCGACAAGGGCCTCGATGGACGCGCGCTCGCGACCGACCTCGACGCCGCCCGCAACGACTGGACCTGAGGAAGCCCCATGCAGATCAATCTTCAAGGCGAGATCGCGCTCGTCACCGGCGCCAGCCGCGGCATCGGCGCGGCCATCGCGGACACGCTGGCCCGAGCCGGCGCGAAAGTCATCGGCACCGCCACCAGCGAATCCGGTGCGGCTGCGATCAGTGAACGCATGGCCGCGCTCGGCGGCGTCGGGCGCGTGCTCGATGTCGGCAGCAGCACGTCGGTGGATGCACTGGTCGACGCGGTCAGCAAGGAATTCGGCGCGATCAGTGTTCTGGTCAACAACGCCGGCATCACTCGCGATGGTCTTTTGATGCGCATGAAGGACGAGGACTGGCAAGCGATCCTCGATACCAACCTGAGTTCGGTTTACCGCACCAGCAAGGCAACGATGCGCGGCATGATGAAGGCGCGCAAGGGGCGCATCATCTCGATCGCTTCCGTGATCGGCGTGATGGGCAATGCCGGCCAGGCCAACTACGCGGCGGCCAAGGCCGGCATCATCGGCTTCTCCAAGTCGCTGGCGAAGGAGATCGGCAGCCGCGGCATCACCGTCAACGTGGTCGCGCCCGGCTTCATCGAAACCGACATGACCCGTGCGTTGCCGGAAGAGAACAAGAAGGCGATGATGGATGCGATCGCGCTCGGCCGCTTCGGTGCGCCCGAAGACATCGCCAACGCCGTGCTGTTCCTCGCCTCGCCGCTGGCCGCCTACATCACCGGCGAGACTTTGCACGTGAATGGCGGCATGCACAGGGGGGGGGGGGGGGGGGGGGGGGGGGGGGGGGGGGGGGGGGGGGGGGGGGGGGGGGGGGGTGGTCTGGGGCGGCCCCCCGGGGGGGGGGGGGCGCCGGGGCCGGCGCCCGCGGGGGCCCCCGGGGGGGCCGCCCCCCGCCGGGGCCCGGCCCCGGGGGGCGGGGCCGCCGGCCGGGGGCCGCGCGCGGGCGGGCCCCCCGCCCGGGGGCGCCCCCGGGGCCCCCGCCCCCCCGCGGCCCCCCCCCCTGGGGGGGGGGGGGGGGGGGGGGGGGGGGGGGGCGCGGCGCGCGCGCGGGGGGGGGGCCGGGGGGCGGGGGGGGGGCGGGCGGGGGGGGGCGGGGCGCGGGGCGCGGGGGGGGGGGGGCGCGCGCCCCGCGGGGGCGGGGCGCGGGGGGGCGGGGGGGGGGGGGCGGGCCGGGGGGCGCCCGCGGGGGCGGGGCGCGCGGGGCGGGCGGGGCCGCCGCCCCCGCGCCCGGGGCGGGGGGGGGGGGGGGGCGGGCGGCGGCCGGGGGCGCGCCGCGGGGGCGGGGGGGGGGGGGGGGGGGGGGCCGGGGGGGGGGGGGGGGGGGGGGGGGGGGGGGGGGGGGGGGGGGGGGGGGGGGGGGGGGGGGGGGGGGGGGGGGGGGGGGGGGGGGGGGGGGGGGGGGGGGGGGGGGGGGGGGGGGGGGGGGAAGGTCTGAGCGCGCACCATACGCCCCCGCTCCAACGTGTGTTTGAGCCAAAGCCGAATCTTTGCTCTACAATGCGCGCCGCTTTCAACCCCGGACCTCCTCCGGGGTTTTCCATCCCGGAGGTTTCAAAGCAATGAGCAGCATCGAAGAACGCGTCAAGAAGATCGTCGTCGAACAACTCGGCGTGAAGGAAGACGAAGTCACTGCGAACGCGTCGTTCGTCGATGATCTCGGCGCCGACTCGCTCGATACGGTCGAACTCGTCATGGCGCTCGAGGAAGAGTTCGAGTGCGAGATCCCGGACGAAGACGCCGAGAAGATCACCAG encodes the following:
- the fabG gene encoding 3-oxoacyl-ACP reductase FabG, with protein sequence MQINLQGEIALVTGASRGIGAAIADTLARAGAKVIGTATSESGAAAISERMAALGGVGRVLDVGSSTSVDALVDAVSKEFGAISVLVNNAGITRDGLLMRMKDEDWQAILDTNLSSVYRTSKATMRGMMKARKGRIISIASVIGVMGNAGQANYAAAKAGIIGFSKSLAKEIGSRGITVNVVAPGFIETDMTRALPEENKKAMMDAIALGRFGAPEDIANAVLFLASPLAAYITGETLHVNGGMHRGGGGGGGGGGGGGGGGGGGGGLGRPPGGGGAPGPAPAGAPGGAAPRRGPAPGGGAAGRGPRAGGPPARGRPRGPRPPAAPPPGGGGGGGGGGGAARARGGGRGAGGGRAGGGGARGAGGGGRAPRGGGARGGGGGGAGRGAPAGAGRAGRAGPPPPRPGRGGGGGGRRPGARRGGGGGGGGGAGGGGGGGGGGGGGGGGGGGGGGGGGGGGGGGGGGGGGGGGEGLSAHHTPPLQRVFEPKPNLCSTMRAAFNPGPPPGFSIPEVSKQ
- the acpP gene encoding acyl carrier protein codes for the protein MSSIEERVKKIVVEQLGVKEDEVTANASFVDDLGADSLDTVELVMALEEEFECEIPDEDAEKITSVQMAIDYVKAHVKA
- the fabD gene encoding ACP S-malonyltransferase, whose product is MPSNLAFVFPGQGSQSLGMLADLAAASPTVRATFEEAGLGCGLDLWTLSQQGPEEQLNRTEHTQPALLAAGVAVWRVWNERGGAQPAAFAGHSLGEYAALVAAGALSLADGAALVRERGRLMQDAVPTGVGAMAAILMADDAVIAQACVDAAQGQIVAPANFNSPGQTVIAGHAEAVDRAIALLAERGVKKAVKLAVSVPSHSALMQPAADALRAKMQTLAWTLPDRPVIQNADALAQDSIAAIQDALVRQLYLPVRWTECVQALAARGISRIGECGPGKVLAGLCKRIDKGLDGRALATDLDAARNDWT